GTTCTTTTTCTTAATCTATATGTTGTTACAGCTAATCAATCATTGTTTTAGTATTCAGCGGTCTAGCTCATGTGATGATGACAGTTGATAGGGGCGTAGCTAATCTGTGATTTTTGGTGTCAACAGGCAAGGCATGCATTTAGTTAACTTAATATTTCAATTTCCTTATCGGTAGAAGACTGTCCGCCAGATTCCGCCGGCAAAGATGATTTTGCAATTTTGCAGAAAAATGAGGAAGCAATGCTGCCAACGAAATTTTGTTACCAAAAAGACAGAAAAGTTCATGCTATCTACTGTAAAGATAAGGCCTACAGGTAAATTAATCACAGCAATCAAAACCATGCTGTTTTACCATGATTTTACCAAATGCAGATGTTCTCCAATCGTAAAGGTCATAACTCGTTAACTTTCTGGTTCAACCTGCTTGACCGTCCTGGTATTGAGATTTTCCATTCTGATCACTTTTGTGCCTTGATACATAAGACGAGAAAATGTGAGACTTGTGATCTACCACGCAAATAATATCTAAAGCAGTGAATCATCCATTGAGCAAGCAGCATCAGTCTCAAGTTATCAGGACagtgaaagaaacaaaagacaGGAGAGAGGGAACAGTATCCAGTTCTAAATTAGATTAACTCGGGCACTAATTAGATTGATACGCCCAAATGTTGCATCACCAAAGAATTTACATTGATTTCACCTACATCAGCAAATTGTACAGTGTGACTTCTGTAACTGATTGAATAAAGGAATTGCTTCTAGTCTTGTACAAATCACAATCTCTTTGATCATCCTCCTCATCCCCTTACTGGAAATAGAAGTTGCACCGGTTGGAATCCTAGGGAGGATATTGATCTACAAATTGTTCCAGTAGCTTCCACGCACCAAACTTTGAATGAAAACATGATGATCTTCATCATCCATCTTCCCTACATGTGTCTCGGCTTTCTTTACTACCGGTAGCAGAACACAAGGCCTTCCAGATGGGGACCAACATTTTCATAGGGGGACGTAATTCCTGGAAAATGAATTCAACTTTCAAAGCCAAATTAAATGAAGGAACCAAAATAGAGAAGGATAGGTCATTTGGTTTATCATAATTTTCGCATAATATCATTTTCTCCAGCTCATAGCACTTCCCTTGAAATAAATAGTTCTTAGAACTTAGATGATATGTCTACAGCTTCATGACATTTACGCCTCGTAACAGCTTCTGAACGTTAATATATAGTGTACCTTAAAAACTAGCACCAAATCCACTTCTCCATTTACAATGAAAGAGAGGCTCCAGTAACAAGTAACAGGAGTCACACATTCTAGTAGCACAGGTTTCAAGATCTTGTCGATAGGAACAAAGCGACGAGTAACTTTTCCACTATATGGAGGAAAATGGGAAAACGACAATTAGAAAAACATCTGAATACACATAGTTGTAAAGTTGACATCAATCATGCAGTCCCACCAAATTGAACTTAATACGCAGAATGAGATTAACATACATAATGTAAAAAGCTACCTCTTATAATGAGTTTCAAGTTGAACTCCAAAAGCTGGCATAATCACAACTGACTCTGATATTAAGACATTAGACATGGTGAACACAGAATGTAGCAAACCTTCTTGTAATTGCATAAACACAGTTCCAGTTCAAAGAATCAGAAGCTCAGGTACTCACCTTTTGTAACACTCTTCCAAAGCAACTTTACAAGGAATGCGTCTAAAAGGaaactccataaaacaaagaTAACTGAACCGCCCTGTTGTGTAGGATCATCATGTCAAGCTGGTGTTAAATATAAGcttaaaacaaagcatataCATGTACATGAAACTTTAGAACACTAGTATACCACACGAATTTACTAGTTTCTGCATATTGTGACAGGTATCAGAAACTgtattcattctaattaaccGGCATACATGACATACAATTTCTTTGAAGAACATGTTTTTCAATAAACCAACAAGAAACTGTACAATGGAAAATAACAACAATAAATAGCTCCCACAAAACTGATACATGTTCCTAAACTCAGCTTAAACAGCTGAACCAAAGATAGAAAGCATACCTTAACCAAGAAAAGATGAAACGCGTTTGCTAGAATAACAAGGGCGAAGAAGTAGACAAAGAAGCCCTTTGCACCACTCTTTTTAACAATGAATTGGTGCACATCAACTGCTTCATTAGGCCATTTGGAGCCATGTATGTACGTATATCTCGAATTACTTATACAAGAACCCACCATTCCCCCCAACTcagatattcatatatattttaaacctTCATCTGCATTTCAAAAAACAACCCAATTACTAAAATTACAAACATAGAACGAATTTAATCCAAGATTATAGCTTCAACATGAAAAGGGCAACACTGCAAAGCTTGATTTCAAGCTACCAAAACTTTTATATTCCAGAATTGCCACTGAGCCCTAAATTTCAATACTTTAGCAACATTACAAGAAATGAGCAATCATACAAGCATTTATAACATATCAAGTGTTGATCTTTTCCACAATTTTCAATGAACCAATTGAAAATCAAGCATGAACCCAAATTCCAGAATGGGGTAAAAATGTAAGCTTGGCTAGGATTTAGCAATGCCAAATCAAATTGGATAATGGGTACGAAATTGGGGTTGAATTGAAATGAATGGTGTGCCCTAAATCTGAATACCTGAGACGGAGACGTGGTACGAGCTCAACGGCGATCGATGAAGCTCTGACGCTTCTGGAATCTTGTTCGTCTGAGGCTGAATACAATTGGAGAGTGTGTGAGAGTAATGAGCAGCCGGAGAGGTGCTAAAAGCACGAAGGAGGTCGTCGTCTTGGAGCTTGGAATTAGGGTTTGCGCCACAGTCTTCTTGTGATCAAGCACAACCAGTTTGGCTCACTCTGTTTTCGTTTCACATACAAAACTatgtaataataatattattactTAAATAGAAATTACAatggaaaataaataatataaatagttGGGATTTGAGTTGACAAGTGAAATGAGCTTGAGGTTTGATAATCATGATATTTATAAATATCGTATCgtatatttgaatgataacCGAAAATGAAATgtaacaagtctagttttcAGTTTACTCGAAAAATAAGTAATATATGAAGTTTATGATCAATGCACTAGTGGGTTGAGTTTAACAAAATGAAACTCGGACATGAATTAGAATTTACAATAAGTTAAGATGATCGGTGTTTTACGATGTGGACAGAGTTGAGAATTCGAATCATCGTGAACGCATAGTACAAAGCCTTTCAATCAATCATCAACAATGTTACACTAGCAACCAACCAGAGGGGATCCAAAGCCAGTCATATTTTACCTTCCATATCAACAAAATCACACAAACGAATCATACATGTCATTACCTGTGACCTTTTCAAGTTTTCATTATTGCACTAACAACTCCTGCTGGTGAATGCAATGATTGATGAAACCTTTGTTTTTAAGACCAAAGATAAGTAATCTATAAATTATATGCAAATGTGTAAGTGCAACACTTCCACATCCAAATTTCCAAATATTCAACACCTTTTCTTGCTAACaaagataccatcaaacagaCCCAAATACTTCAGTACATATTATTTCAGTTAACAAAAGCAAAATGCACCCCCTAGAGATTTGATCAGTCAAACACAAACCCCAAATGGCAAATTCTCATATATCCCTCATGCTATACTATATCTATCTACTTTAAACTCAGATGGAGCCATAACTCTGCTAAGGTTAGGCATAACCAAACATCAAACTCAACCAGGGATCTATCTTCATAGAAGTATAACTTGTCACATGCTGTAGTCCTCTTCCTGCTCGAAAAGATTATAGCTCCCTCCCACTTCCATCTTTCCTGTCATCAACTCATTGCCTCCTACAAAGTTAAATTGAAGCAATTAAAACCCATATGCAAGTTCAAAATAGATACACTAATTACTGTGCAGAATCACAAAAAGTAGACATTACAAGATAATTGTTGATACTTGATAGATACTTATGTTCTGATAAAATAGTTATGTACTTCACTACAAGAGGTGTCAAGGGTATTGAACAATAATGTTAGGAAAGAAATGTACACAAATGACGGGACTCGGTTAAAGGCCATTAGTTGAGCAGAGGATTGACCGTATACACAGAGATGTAACAGGTGAGCCCCAAAAAATCACAGTAAGGTAGTTCAGATCAGTCAAGTATATGATATTTACAACAAAaactttgagaaattttaataTGGATGATGTTATTGAGTAGCTTACTTGAGCTTGACAGCACTTCATCATAGAATGACATATGGCCTAAACCTCTGGAAGGCCTTAATTCGCTGCTCGATGCAAACAATTTGTCTTCTTTAATGCTCTGTGGATCCAAGAAATGCAGGTCAGAACTCATCTCAGGGTTCTGAAAGCACAAATCTTCAGCCCTTTGGGCTGATGTGTTCTGTTGGGACTGTAACATTTGATCCTGAAGTCCTTTTTTCTTGTCCTTGGGAGAGTCAACTTCAGTCTCCACTTCAGATTCAGCATTGTTGGATGTTGCATTCTGTTGCTTCCTCTTTGATCGAGCACGCCTGTTCTGAAACCAATTGTAAACATTAGTTTCAGAAATTTGGCCATGCTGGCTCAGATCAGAAGTTATTTCCTTGATCTTTTGCTTGCTTGGAGTTCCATTCCCTTGATCAAACAATTGCTCCAGAATCTGTAGCTGCACTGTTGTTGGAGTCCAGCGCTGTCTGGCAGTAATTTTGTGGCCACCAGATGTCATCAGTGGATCACAGTACAGATTTCCCATCCTGACTCCTGAAAGAGAGAAAGCACACAAGTTTTTGTTCAAAGCAAATATGGCGTCTTTACACATACAATCAACTAAAAGAttgtaaaattaaattttcatttggtatttaattaagtaattaatGTCATCAAAAGAATCAAATGGACTTTGAGGTCAGTTTCGTTTCAGAAAAAGCTAATCTAAATGAAAATAGCTTCTTTACACATAAATGCTTAGTATAGCTATTGTGTTGTTCTTCCTTCCAAGGAAAAACAACCATGGCTGAAGGAATGACCAACTGATGTAAAATCATAACAAAACCTGTGTATAAACCCATCTGAAAGTAGATAAAAGAGTTCATATCCGTATTAAAATCCAATGAAGAACCAGTTACTCTCTCCATTCATTGGGTATGGTCGCTCCTAAAACAAAGTTTGATGCTTTCATTAGGTATAGTGTCACCCGttctacactgatgtattgggaaactcataaaaaaaatgcagGCGTTCTACAATTAAAAACTCAAAGTGAAAATAGCTTCTTCTTATGCACCCGTTCTACAATTAAACACCAAAGTTTTCCTATGTTTCAAAACTCTCGGCTTCTCAGTCTCTCTATCAACTGGTGCGCCATCTCCATCAATTTCAAAGCCCATCTCAATCTCTCAGCATCATCAATTCTATTTCTCTGACtcctccatcttcttctttctctggtAAAACTTATTGCAAGTATAATCAAtagattattttcaatttgggGAGAACTATTAATTGATCTGATTTTGTTCTAGTTTGTCTCTAATTTGGGTTTTTTCCTAGAGTCCCTGGGACAAGGGCAAACATGGAGTGAGACAAATCAAACACTCAAACACTGATgtattggttttggtttgtcGCCATTCAAATACAGAATTGGGAATTTGATTATGCGTTTTTCTGATATAAAATCTAAGCTTTgtttgatgattattgctaaatgttgttcataatcttcttttttttttaaagatttGGCATATCGGGGTCGTACCCTTTACAAGTCATCCCTTACGAGTGTTTGATCGCCTCTAGAGAGGGGTTGACTCTCTCAGCGCATGGTGTTGCATCCACAAGGTTTCGAACTCGAGACATTGCTTAAGCCACAGCAGCCCGTTACCACTACTGCATGCATCCGCCGGTAATTGTTCATAATCTTATTGACCTAAGATAGTCTAATTTTAGTCTTTTAGGTTCTatcacaattaatttgatattgttGTATTTGTATGGTTATTGAGACTGTTTTCCTAGCTATTGTGGTTGCCTACATTTTGTCTAATATATTGCTACTGTGTTTGCCTACTagtatatatgattatattttttcatgTATGAActctaatatattttttttttaattgatagaaaactcaagTCCATCCGAAACTTTCAATTTCTGGATCCGCCGCTGAATTGAAGCTAAATGAGTTTCATTTCCACTACATGCCACCACTCACAAAGAGTAAAGTTccaaactttaacaaaaaccatagacagaaaaccaattaatcAACCTGTTTAAGCTCATCTCTACCAAATGCAACCACAAACTCTTAAAAGTTTTACCAAAATGGAAGAGCAAAACAGACCTGCAAGATCTTGCTGAGCAGTGAGGTTCTTATGCATCTCAACAAGTCGCTCACAAATGGTAGCATAAACTGCAATTTGCTTTCTCAGAGTCTCCAATTGCTCATCAGTCATAACCTTCACAAACCCCACACCTCCATTGCCATTCCCATTCCCATCAATCTCTTGCTCTTTCTGCTGCTGCTTATTCCACTCCATCATAATcctcctttctttctttctttctttctttctctgtgTTTCAGCCAAAGTCTGGGTTTGCAACTTTGCAAAAACTAGAGGGTAAAGAGAGCAAGAATTAcaagaaagtaaagaaacagaCAAAAAGAGGCAGAGAAATTGTAGAAAAGACCAAAGACTTATTGTATGAATATAGTGGAATTTGATGGGTGGTAGTATTCCCCTGTGAGTATGCTATATATATCTTCCATCTCTCTTTTGTTGAATAAGATCTTCGTGTGATTATAAGTTGGTGACACTAGTAAGGGGTGTCATTATCAAAGATATTATCTTTCGAGTGAAGATTACTTTCCCTTACATGTACTTGATCCTACCAAGTAATTTATTGAGACCCAAAGATTACGGCTGTGAAAACAGAAAgggataaaaaaaatagagaaaatcaCTATCCAAACAGATTCTAGGATCATTTTTTGTGAAGTGTACTTGCTAATTATATGCTTAACGCAAATTGAAACATATTTTGCTGTGCAATTATTGAGCCACCCACACCATCAAGATAGAGTGAAAGAGAGCCCGTTAATGATCACCGGGATCAATCATCAATGGCAATAGAGTAGGGAATAGACTGGTAGAGTGTACCTGACCTGACAATGACATACCTCTCTGCTTGAGATTGATTAAGATTGGATGAGCACAAGAGTAGCAACTGCCAAACTGCCACTTCCATACAATACCTGACTTCTTTTCTCAGTTTCTGTCAGAGAAACTGGATGTTTtggaaacaaacacacacttaTTATTGTACTTGCACATTAACTTGTACCTTTTCTTGGACTTGGCTAAAACCAgggtttattttatatttaatcTGTGTCTATGTATTTGCTGAATTAGTCCAACTCATTAGCTTACTTATAATGACTACCATGAATCTATGTGCATTATTTGCCTGTCAACCATGTACATATTCTATGTGCTTTTGTCACATTTatgcatgtgaccaacaaaTTCATTTGTGACATGACAATTTTTATAAAGAGGGGAAATTACAGGGTGAAGTGTATTCGGGACATAATCCGTGATTTGATGCttcgttttctttctttcttttaaaataaaattgggtTTTGGACTAAATGCATGCATTGTTCGGGTCCTAAAGAGTAATCAtgtcttcttttgctttgtgaCCTATAATTTTTGACTTAGAATATGTGATTGATGAAAATGGGTTTTGATATTGGTACAAGCAAATGGACATGAACGCGTGGAAATGGTTATGGTACATGATTAAGGTTAATGTCACACTGTTTGGAGTTTTTAATGTGACAATTGGCTTAATTAAGGGGACATGGCATGTGCACCTCCAACGTCACCACCAGGTCCAAAAATTGATCGGTACCATATCGAAA
This genomic interval from Argentina anserina chromosome 1, drPotAnse1.1, whole genome shotgun sequence contains the following:
- the LOC126797063 gene encoding WUSCHEL-related homeobox 8 — translated: MMEWNKQQQKEQEIDGNGNGNGGVGFVKVMTDEQLETLRKQIAVYATICERLVEMHKNLTAQQDLAGVRMGNLYCDPLMTSGGHKITARQRWTPTTVQLQILEQLFDQGNGTPSKQKIKEITSDLSQHGQISETNVYNWFQNRRARSKRKQQNATSNNAESEVETEVDSPKDKKKGLQDQMLQSQQNTSAQRAEDLCFQNPEMSSDLHFLDPQSIKEDKLFASSSELRPSRGLGHMSFYDEVLSSSRGNELMTGKMEVGGSYNLFEQEEDYSM
- the LOC126797054 gene encoding uncharacterized protein LOC126797054 is translated as MVGSCISNSRYTYIHGSKWPNEAVDVHQFIVKKSGAKGFFVYFFALVILANAFHLFLVKGGSVIFVLWSFLLDAFLVKLLWKSVTKESVVIMPAFGVQLETHYKSGKVTRRFVPIDKILKPVLLECVTPVTCYWSLSFIVNGEVDLVLVFKELRPPMKMLVPIWKALCSATGSKESRDTCREDG